A window of the Hypomesus transpacificus isolate Combined female chromosome 22, fHypTra1, whole genome shotgun sequence genome harbors these coding sequences:
- the pum3 gene encoding pumilio homolog 3 produces MDVKPKKAFSPKGGKKFAPKRKDSIGKPGTKQTDKPGGHGTAKPGVQRTGKLSGQRTGKPSGQWTSKPAGKPTGKRPFKPHNAEKGKKFVKSEGNGAPKKFLKKPTDGKFSKKRKFTPGEGNEEGSEAKKPKWDEFKQKKKDLKVSRQQLEGKERFQIISRAKQVWEILRKKDCSKAKRANLVKELHDLIQGKVKSIAFAHDSTRVLQCYIQFGNDQQRQEVLAELQEHMVELSKSKYAKNIVKKFLMYGNKEQVQSVMLAFKGKVKQMLRHSEASSVVEYAYDEKAVLAQRLMLTEELYGNTFTVCKSSECPTLEKVLETHPTKNNTILDEMKQNLTPMAQKEAVVKHSLVHKVFLDFFLHAPAKLRTEMIESIREAVVYMAHTHDGARVAMHCLWHGTPKDRKVIIKTMKTYMVKFATGEFGHLVLLAVFDCVDDTKLVKQAVLLEILSSLDDVITNKYGRKVLLYLLSPRDRAHLLPEILQVLQRGDGNAHSKKDAALRRQELLEAVSPPLLQHLCDNAASMATDKAVSVTISDILGAAVGDLRPAMEAVAELAAPDFTPGGTDGQLHMCEHAAGHLVLKWLIEQDAKIQEAGREERFSRVLLEKVGLEQMKTWVHVNRGAMVLCSLLKSADVDVAAEVKEGLMSMTADLQKIKNSKGVEVLLEKLAA; encoded by the exons ATGGATGTAAAACCCAAGAAAGCGTTCTCCCCCAAAGGTGGAAAAAAATTTGCACCAAAAAGAAAAG ATTCCATAGGGAAACCTGGGACCAAACAAACTGATAAACCAGGAGGTCATGGGACTGCTAAACCTGGTGTTCAACGGACAGGTAAACTAAGTGGTCAACGGACAGGAAAACCAAGCGGTCAATGGACAAGTAAACCAGCCGGAAAACCGACAGGAAAAAGGCCGTTCAAGCCCCACAATGCAGAGAAGGGTAAGAAGTTTGTGAAGTCAGAAGGGAATGGAGCTCCAAAGAAATTCCTTAAGAAGCCAACAGATGGAAAGTTCTCCAAAAAGAGGAAGTTCACTCCTGGAGAAGGGAACGAGGAGG GTTCAGAGGCTAAGAAGCCCAAGTGGGATGAGTTCAAGCAGAAGAAGAAGGATCTGAAGGTATCTCGGCAGCAgttggaggggaaggagaggttcCAGATCATCAGCAGGGCCAAGCAAGTCTGGGAGATCCTCAGGAA GAAGGATTGTAGCAAGGCAAAGAGAGCCAACCTCGTTAAGGAGCTCCATGATCTGATCCAGGGAAAAGTCAAGTCT ATTGCGTTTGCCCATGACTCCACGCGCGTGCTGCAGTGCTACATCCAGTTTGGGAACGACCAGCAAAGGCAGGAAGTGCTCGCCGAACTTCAAG AACACATGGTGGAGCTGAGCAAGTCGAAATACGCCAAGAACATCGTCAAGAAGTTCCTCATGTATGG cAATAAGGAGCAGGTGCAGAGCGTGATGCTGGCGTTCAAGGGGAAGGTCAAGCAGATGCTGCGTCACTCGGAGGCGTCGTCCGTGGTAGAGTACGCCTACGACGAGAAGGCGGTGCTCGCTCAGAGACTCATGCTGACCGAGGAGCTCTATGGAAACACCTTCACCGTCTGCAAG tcTTCAGAGTGTCCCACCCTGGAGAAGGTTCTGGAGACCCACCCAACGAAGAACAACACCATCCTGGATGAGATGAAGCAGAACCTCACCCCGATGGCTCAGAA agaGGCGGTGGTCAAACACTCGCTGGTCCACAAGGTGTTCCTGGACTTCTTCCTGCACGCCCCGGCCAAGCTGAGGACGGAGATGATCGAGTCCATCCGCGAGGCTGTGGTGTACATGGCTCACACGCACGACGGTGCCCGTGTGGCCATGCACTGCCTCTGGCACGGCACACCCAAG GATAGGAAGGTCATCATTAAAACCATGAAGACGTACATGGTCAAGTTTGCCACG GGGGAGTTTGGCCACCTGGTCCTGTTAGCAGTGTTTGACTGTGTAGACGACACCAAGCTGGTCAAACAGGCCGTCCTCCTA GAGATCCTGTCCTCTCTTGATGATGTGATCACTAACAAGTACGGCAGGAAGGtcctgctgtacctgctgaGCCCCAGGGACCGTGCCCACCTGCTGCCCGAGATCCTCCAGGTGCTGCAGCGCGGCGACGGCAACGCCCACAG taaGAAAGATGCAGCTCTGCGTCGTCAGGAGCTCCTAGAGGCAGTGTCGCCGCCCCTGCTGCAGCACCTGTGTGACAACGCCGCCTCCATGGCGACGGACAAGGCCGTGAGCGTCACCATCAGTGACATCCTGGGCGCGGCGGTGGGGGACCTGCGGCCCGCCATGGAGGCTGTGGCTGAGCTGGCTGCACCGGACTTCACGCCAGGAGGCACAGacggacag CTGCACATGTGTGAACATGCTGCTGGTCACCTGGTCCTGAAGTGGCTGATCGAGCAGGACGCCAAGATTCAGGAGGCTGGCAGAGAAG AGCGGTTCTCCAGAGTGCTGCTGGAGAAGGTGGGCCTGGAGCAGATGAAGACCTGGGTGCATGTCAACAGAGGAGCCATGGTGCTGTGCAG tctTCTGAAGAGTGCCGATGTGGACGTGGCCGCGGAGGTGAAGGAAGGGCTGATGTCCATGACTGCTGACCTTCAGAAGATCAAGAACAGCAAAGGAGTTGAGGTCCTCTTGGAGAAGCTGGCTGCATAG
- the LOC124484364 gene encoding antigen WC1.1-like, whose protein sequence is MEREAENKLVQDGRVEERTVEERGFYVRVFGVEEGVVRGGEVVGRCEVGLKEQRPDQELSLHITRQGGPLLNIYDEVFYSPVETQSEGEMLSVLMLVVMFWSPVSQAPVTDEPPGSDVRLVGGGRRCAGRVEMKHQKKWRQLYGKSTWSIKHAAVVCRELDCGSPVLTRGYNGGEYLLAWEFVSNCAGTESALRECGHMKNTFNTYSFTEVICSESVRLVEGTGWCSGRVEVRSDQSWVSVCEADFDRLDAEVVCQELGCGAPSALQGAIYGEGKGPLWDKEFQCGGKESRLLDCDTSDSPRNTCSPGSAVGLTCSGFDVRLMDGGSRCAGRVEIKHQEEWRLLYSFIWNVKHAAVVCRQLDCGSVISTKIDVGDGDLPAWGFTSYCAGTESALRECGTVKEWVSTYAVMEVICSESVRLVEGAGLCSGRVEVRSDQSWVSVCEADFDRLDAEVVCQELGCGAPLALQGALYGEGKGPLWDKEFQCGGKESRLLDCDTSDSPRNTCSPGSAVELTCSGSNVRLVDRGSRCAGIVELKYEEEWRQLEIRSIWSIKHAAVVCRELDCGSAVSRRQYRGDEDRPAWGFSSRCAGTESALRECANGWNTFNTSSVTEVICSDLLSQPGISLSSSMLGASQDQQQGLQVFRDHSFTITCSIQPQYPGGSFHVIFTGSNTTLTHTLTAVNHSANFLFPAADHTHQGNYSCVYEEYVFSHNFTSESKLLSLTVAANPLPAFIIRVVLVLLTLLTSSTALYLYFKTTRKPAERGSMELVSLHFSAEAGPGKERADLRMEQEESAV, encoded by the exons ATggaaagagaagcagagaacAAGCTAGTGCAGGacggcagggtggaggagaggacagtggaggagaggggtttcTATGTCCGTGTGtttggtgtggaggagggggtggtgagggggggtgaggtggtgggCAGGTGTGAGGTGGGGCTGAAAGAGCAGAGACCAGACCAGGAACTGTCTCTTCATATCACCCGGCAGGGGGGCCCCCTGCTCAACATTTATGATG AAGTCTTCTACAGCCCAGTCGAGACCCAGTCTGAGGGAGAGATGCTCTCTGTCCTAATGCTGGTGGTCATGTTCTGGAGCCCAG TTTCCCAGGCTCCAGTCACGGATGAACCTCCAG gtTCTGATGTAAGGTTGGTGGGTGGAGGTCGTCGCTGTGCTGGTAGAGTGGAGATGAAACACCAGAAAAAGTGGAGACAACTATATGGAAAGTCTACCTGGAGCATTAAGCATGCAGCTGTAGTATGCAGAGAGCTGGACTGTGGATCTCCTGTTTTAACAAGAGGCTATAATGGTGGTGAATATCTTCTTGCGTGGGAGTTTGTATCTAACTGTGCTGGGACTGAGTCTGCTCTGAGGGAGTGTGGACACATGAAGAACACATTCAACACTTACTCTTTCACAGAAGTGATCTGCTCGG AGTCTGTGAGGCTTGTGGAGGGAACTGGTTGGTGCTCTggcagagtggaggtgaggTCTGATCAGTCGTGGGTCTCAGTGTGTGAAGCTGACTTTGACAGGCTGGATGCAGAGGTGGTCTGTCAGGAGCTTGGCTGTGGGGCTCCTTCAGCCCTCCAGGGGGCAATCTATGGAGAAGGGAAAGGTCCACTCTGGGATAAAGAGTTCCAGTGTGGAGGCAAGGAGTCCCGTCTCCTTGACTGTGACACCTCAGACTCACCTAGAAACACCTGCTCACCTGGCAGTGCTGTTGGACTCACCTGCTCAG gttttgatgtgaggttgATGGATGGAGGTAGTCGCTGTGCTGGCAGAGTGGAGATCAAACACCAGGAAGAGTGGAGACTACTGTACAGTTTTATTTGGAATGTAAAGCATGCAGCTGTAGTATGCAGACAGCTGGACTGTGGATCTGTAATTTCAACAAAAATTGATGTTGGTGATGGAGATCTTCCTGCATGGGGGTTTACATCTTACTGTGCTGGGACTGAGTCTGCTCTGAGGGAGTGTGGAACAGTAAAAGAATGGGTCAGCACTTATGCTGTCATGGAGGTGATCtgctcag AGTCTGTGAGGCTTGTGGAGGGAGCTGGTCTCTGCTCTggcagagtggaggtgaggTCTGATCAGTCGTGGGTCTCAGTGTGTGAAGCTGACTTTGACAGGCTGGATGCAGAGGTGGTCTGTCAGGAGCTTGGCTGTGGGGCTCCTTTAGCCCTCCAGGGGGCGCTCTATGGAGAAGGGAAAGGTCCACTCTGGGATAAAGAGTTCCAGTGTGGAGGCAAGGAGTCCCGTCTCCTTGACTGTGACACCTCAGACTCACCTAGAAACACCTGCTCACCTGGCAGTGCTGTTGAACTCACCTGCTCAG GTTCTAATGTGAGGTTGGTGGATCGAGGTAGTCGCTGTGCTGGTATAGTGGAGCTCAAATATGAGGAAGAGTGGAGACAACTGGAAATAAGGTCCATCTGGAGCATTAAGCATGCAGCTGTAGTCTGTAGAGAGCTGGACTGTGGATCTGCTGTTTCAAGAAGACAATATCGTGGTGATGAAGATCGTCCTGCATGGGGGTTTTCATCTCGCTGTGCTGGGACTGAGTCTGCTCTGAGGGAGTGTGCAAACGGGTGGAACACATTCAACACTTCCTCTGTCACAGAAGTGATCtgctcag ATCTCCTGTCGCAGCCTGgtatctccctgtcttcctccatgCTAGGGGCCTCCCAGGACCAGCAGCAGGGGCTGCAGGTGTTCAGGGACCACAGCTTTACCATCACCTGCTCCATCCAGCCACAGTACCCAGGAGGCTCCTTCCATGTCATCTTCACTGGCTCCAACACAACCCTGACACATACCCtcacagctgtcaatcactctgccaacttcctgtttcctgctgcAGACCACACCCACCAAGGGAACTACAGCTGTGTTTATGAAGAGTACGTTTTCTCTCATAACTTCACCTCTGAGAGTAAGctactctctctcactgttgcAG CCAATCCTCTGCCAGCTTTCATCATCAGAGTGGTATTAGTGTTGCTGACTCTGCTGACGTCCAGCACTGCCCTCTATCTGTACTTTAAG ACCACCAGGAAgcctgcagagagggggagcatGGAGCTGGTCTCCCTGCATTTCAGTGCTGAAGCTGGGccaggaaaggagagagcagacctgaggatggagcaggaggagagtgcTGTCTAG
- the carm1l gene encoding histone-arginine methyltransferase CARM1, which produces MEREAENKLVQDGRVEERTVEERGFYVRVFGVEEGVVRGGEVVGRCEVGLKEQRPDQELSLHITRQGGPLLNIYDGVGACVFRFAVTTETERCIVGSCSFLVTIGNLSVLLQFRTPRELQDFLDQLMGRASCRRQTSQDSSPLRGHFHGHLSQQQNMLQDYLRTATYQKAILLNEADFRDKVVLEVGSGSGILSLFALQAGARRVYTVQTSPAVKYTQLLMSSNSVSDRVCVLKGGVEEVCCPEQVDIIVSEPIGYMLLNDRMLESYVHARKWLQPNGLMFPSYSDLHLAPFTDEQLYIEHYARASFWRQRCFYGINLSGLHSAAVEEVFRQPIVDTFDMQILMAKSIKHSISFTETKEKDLLRMEIPFVFPLLQSGLVHGIAFWFDVAFVGSKATVWLSTSPSEPLTHWYQVRCLLQTPLFAKMGQTLSGTVLLTANMRHSYDIDISAVVDQSGFRSGNSLDLKNLFFRYA; this is translated from the exons ATggaaagagaagcagagaacAAGCTAGTGCAggatgggagggtggaggagaggacagtggaggagaggggtttcTATGTCCGTGTGtttggtgtggaggagggggtggtgagggggggtgaggtggtgggCAGGTGTGAGGTGGGGCTGAAAGAGCAGAGACCAGACCAGGAACTGTCTCTTCATATCACCCGGCAGGGGGGCCCCCTGCTCAACATTTATGATG GCGTTGGAGCCTGTGTGTTCAGGTTTGCGGTCACCACGGAGACCGAACGCTGCATTGTCGGAAGCTGTTCCTTCTTAGTTACCATTGGCAACCTGAGTGTCCTGCTGCAGTTTAGGACACCTAGAG AGCTGCAGGACTTCCTGGACCAACTGATGGGAAGAGCCAGCTGCAGGAGGCAGACATCCCAAGACTCATCCCCCCTGCGCGGTCAT TTCCATGGGCATTTATCACAGCAGCAGAACATGCTGCAGGACTACCTGAGGACAGCTACATACCAGAAGGCCATCCTGCTCAACGAGGCTGACTTCAGAGACAAG GTGGTTCTGGAAGTGGGCTCTGGTTCAGGGATCCTGTCCTTATTCGCCCTGCAGGCAGGAGCCAGGAGGGTGTACACTGTCCAGACGAGCCCCGCTGTAAAGTACACTCAG CTCCTGATGAGCAGTAACAGTGTgtcagacagggtgtgtgtcctGAAGggcggggtggaggaggtgtgctGCCCCGAGCAGGTCGACATCATCGTCTCTGAGCCAATCGGATACATGCTGCTCAACGACAGGATGTTGGAGAGCTACGTCCATGCCAGGAAGTGGCTCCAACCCAACG gtcTCATGTTCCCGTCCTACAGTGACCTCCACCTGGCCCCCTTCACAGACGAGCAGCTCTACATAGAACACTACGCTCGTGCTAGCTTctg GCGCCAGAGGTGTTTCTATGGCATCAACCTGAGTGGGCTGCACAGCGCTGCAGTAGAGGAGGTCTTCAGGCAGCCCAtcgtg GATACGTTTGACATGCAGATTCTGATGGCCAAGTCCATCAAGCACTCCATCAGCTTCACCGAGACCAAGGAGAAGGACCTCCTCAG gATGGAGATTCCCTTTGTGTTCCCACTCCTCCAGTCTGGGCTGGTCCATGGGATCGCCTTCTGGTTCGACGTGGCCTTCGTAGGATCCAA gGCGACGGTGTGGTTGTCCACCTCTCCCTCAGAGCCTCTGACACACTGGTACCAGGTCCGCTGCCTGCTGCAGACTCCTCTGTTTGCCAAGATGGGTCAGACGCTGTCTGGCACTGTGCTGCTCACTGCCAACATGAG GCACAGCTATGACATCGACATCTCAGCAGTCGTGGACCAGTCAGGCTTCAGGTCTGGGAACAGCCTGGATCTCAAGAACCTCTTTTTCAG GTATGCCTAA
- the LOC124484647 gene encoding heat shock protein beta-11-like, translating into MLCPSVFQHPTSPFMDLHWPVRSLWPETRPLVYHMEQEMMRHMQEMRHNMEYMERLHQKIFEEIDQSVSSSSSVFQPISFQMGKDSNLFALTLDTKDFSPEDLSVKQVGRKLRVSGKTEKKQDDGKGSYSYRCQEFRQEFDLPDGVNAEQVTCSLTNGQLRIHAPQQAVTNGKERVVPISFAPAIAPAPSPQSSGAEGHIPIPVENETKKD; encoded by the coding sequence ATGCTCTGCCCCAGTGTATTCCAGCACCCCACCAGCCCCTTCATGGACCTGCACTGGCCTGTCCGCAGCCTGTGGCCCGAGACGCGCCCCCTCGTTTACCACATGGAGCAGGAGATGATGAGACACATGCAGGAGATGAGGCACAACATGGAGTACATGGAGCGCCTGCACCAGAAGATCTTTGAGGAGATCGACCAGTcggtgtcctcctcctcctccgtcttccAGCCAATCTCTTTCCAGATGGGGAAGGACAGTAATCTCTTTGCCCTGACCCTGGACACTAAAGACTTCTCCCCAGAGGACCTGTCTGTCAAGCAGGTGGGCAGGAAGCTGAGAGTCAGTGGGAAGACGGAGAAGAAGCAAGACGATGGGAAAGGCTCCTACTCTTACAGATGTCAGGAGTTCAGGCAGGAGTTTGACCTTCCTGACGGGGTCAACGCCGAGCAGGTCACCTGCTCCCTGACCAATGGGCAGCTCCGGATCCATGCACCACAGCAGGCAGTGACTAATGGGAAAGAGAGGGTGGTGCCCATCAGCTTTGCCCCTGCCATCGCGCCCGCCCCATCCCCTCAGAGCTCTGGAGCTGAAGGCCACATTCCCATCCCTGTGGAGAATGAGACCAAGAAAGACTGA
- the LOC124484176 gene encoding heat shock protein 30-like gives MLRLKVLQSSLRPAMDLYWPVRCLWPELRPILLQQDLLQRHMKELDSSLEMMEKLQHTIFQEMDPSPAAASAAIQPVSYQLKREGGRFALTLDTKDFSPEDLCVKQVGRKLRVSGKTEKKQDDGKGSYSYRCQEFRQEFDLPDGVNPEQVTCLLAQDGKLHIQAPKAECPEEAERVVPISSSLEQTQSPQCLSSPTGGSTDSHQKETADKLD, from the coding sequence ATGCTGCGCCTCAAAGTACTCCAGTCTTCCCTCAGACCAGCCATGGACCTCTACTGGCCTGTTCGCTGTCTCTGGCCAGAGCTGCGGCCTATTCTACTCCAGCAGGACCTGCTGCAGAGACACATGAAGGAGCTCGACAGCAGTCTGGAGATGATGGAAAAGCTCCAACACACCATCTTCCAGGAGATGGACCCCAGCCCAGCAGCAGCCTCTGCGGCCATCCAGCCAGTCTCCTACCAgctgaaaagagagggagggcgcTTCGCCCTGACCCTGGACACTAAGGACTTCTCCCCAGAGGACCTGTGTGTCAAGCAGGTGGGCAGGAAGCTGAGAGTCAGTGGGAAGACGGAGAAGAAGCAGGACGATGGGAAAGGCTCCTACTCTTACAGATGTCAGGAGTTCAGGCAGGAGTTTGACCTTCCTGACGGGGTCAACCCTGAACAGGTCACCTGCTTGTTGGCTCAAGACGGGAAGCTCCACATCCAGGCTCCAAAGGCGGAGTGTCCAGAGGAGGCCGAGAGAGTGGTGCCCATCAGCTCGAGCCTGGAGCAGACACAGTCCCCGCAGTGCCTCAGCTCACCCACAGGGGGCAGCACAGACTCACACCAGAAGGAGACCGCTGACAAGTTGGACTGA
- the LOC124484175 gene encoding LOW QUALITY PROTEIN: poly [ADP-ribose] polymerase tankyrase-1-like (The sequence of the model RefSeq protein was modified relative to this genomic sequence to represent the inferred CDS: deleted 1 base in 1 codon), giving the protein MATSRRSSQQQQHSLSLPPRSSSLSPPPVGSASATVDGPISPPAGSEPESAGDPELSPVSPDIPTPALSSSSSTSSTSRPPGGVSSSGSTPDSDSSSPGSSGGGCGSSGAFRELFEACRNGDVSRVKRLVDSVNVNAKDMAGRKSTPLHFAAGFGRKDVVEHLLQTGANVHARDDGGLIPLHNACSFGHAEVVGLLLCQGADPNARDNWNYTPLHEAAIKGKIDVCIGRASFNYSDPIMASAVEWLD; this is encoded by the exons ATGGCGACGTCTCGTCGCTCTTCCCAGCAGCAGCAACATAGCCTCTCTTTGCCACCCCGCAGTAGCtcgctttctccccctcccgttGGATCTGCCTCGGCAACTGTCGACGGTCCTATATCGCCTCCAGCCGGTTCTGAGCCTGAAAGTGCGGGTGATCCAGAGCTATCCCCAGTCTCTCCCGACATCCCCACCCCGGCTCTGAGCAGTAGCAGTAGCACCAGTTCCACATCT CGACCACCGGGGGGTGTCAGCAGCTCTGGCTCGACTCCGGACTCCGACAGCTCTAGCCCGGGCAGCAGCGGGGGAGGCTGTGGCTCAAGCGGAGCATTCAGGGAGCTATTTGAAGCCTGTCGGAATGGAGATGTATCGCGGGTGAAGAGGTTGGTGGATTCCGTCAACGTGAATGCCAAGGACATGGCTGGACGAAAATCGACCCCGCTCCACTTCGCTGCAG GCTTCGGTAGGAAGGATGTGGTGGAGCACCTTCTCCAGACAGGTGCAAACGTGCACGCCCGTGACGACGGGGGCCTGATCCCACTCCACAATGCCTGCTCCTTCGGCCATGCAGAGGTGGTCGGCCTGCTGCTGTGCCAGGGTGCGGACCCCAATGCCAGGGACAACTGGAACTACACTCCTCTGCACGAGGCTGCAATCAAGGGCAAGATAGATGTCTGCATTGGTAGGGCTTCATTTAATTACTCAGACCCCATTATGGCAAGCGCTGTGGAATGGCTGGATTAg